ATAGAGATTTCAAATAGTTGTAAACTGTGTGTTATATTGACCTTTGGCTCATCACATTTTGGTTCAAACCAGTATGCCGTGTTCACATATTTCAGACTCTTTAACATGGGATCAAATTGGTTATGGGCGGTCCAAGCAGTGCGATCATTCCAGAGTCCTCTTATATTTGTTCTGATGAATATTCTCTGTGTTTTGTACTTATTTTTCTTGTATTAGTGCAGCAAAAACTGTTAGACCAAGATACTGTCATCTACTGTCCGTCCCCTTCAGTAGTAAGAGCTCTGGAATACATGCAGTCTGCCTTTGATGATGTTCAGACCCTCCGAACTCAACTTAAGCTGGtgttaaatgcagaaaaatCCAAAACCAGTGCTATTTTCAAATGGCAAAGAGTTAACATCTAATCTTCCAAAGATCTTAACTACTCAAGGGACTGAAATTGAAATGGTTACAACATACAAGTATGTAGGTATCATCATCGATCAGAACTTGTCTTTCAAATCACATATTGAAAACTTGTAGTCAATGTGATTGTTCCTAAATCATTTTAGAAATTGTGCTCACATCATATTTGTTCTTGTACCGGACCTTGTATTCCATGTTAATTGGATACTGTGGTTTGCCTTGTTGTAACTTGTATCAATCTTTTATGCTGCCCTTTGGGATGCGCCAcgcttgtaaaagagatttttagTTAGgtttttacctggttaaataaagatcGCCTCCAGCATCCACACATTTTGgtctttgtttggtttttctttttgcttcacAAACCTTACACTACACTATTTCTACACTCACTCAGATCTACACCACCAACTTACTGATTATCCACACTCTATATGAAGATCTTTTTAGTTATTTACTTTCAcatgatgtgtgtttttatctagtggaaggatttttcagtcaacactgtcactgtcatcatGACCATACCTTCTTTTATATTTCCCGTGGTATATAGTAGCTGTAGCCTACATTAATTTAGGACAGGGGTTTACCTGCACACAAGTTTAACGGACGAGGAAGTTTTAACTGTTTCAGTGGCCTAtatcatttttcactttaatttgttaaaatgtttcagTCACTCTGCATCTGagttcaaaaatacaaacaaataaaaacaacccaacCATTCTCAAAGAAAGGAGCCAAACATCAGGCTGTGATAGACGTCATGTTTATTCATTTCATACATGTTTACACTGACATGCACCATGGACTAACATAGACACGTACTGTAGAGGTTTGTTAGTGGTACAACCCGAAGTTACTTTGTTCATATAGGTTTGTTAGTTTATTACAAAACaactctgttaaaaaaaaaagtttctggtAAAATGGAATGTGACATTAACATTTCAACGacgattaaaaataaaaacaatgagagTAGTACATGCTGTTAATATGAGAAGGTGTTAAAAGGCTGGAGTGTCCCCTCTGTTTCGTCTTTTCCTCTTCATATGCTCATGGTGACCTGGATAaactacagagagagaaatatatatttagtgTTATTGCACAACTCATCATCAATCATCTATCAGTCTGGTCATTTACTACACCATTTATCAGAACAAAGAGTTCACCAGAGTGTCGAACAACACTGGTTAAAGCTGCATTCATAGATGTTTTGGTGGGAAGTTAGCCAACACCTTCCTACTGGAGATGATCGAGCAGACACACAGCACTCTCTCTTTAGATGCTAATGTTGTcagtctctaactgtgtctgtctgctgtttgtttctgtgcaggcagtgtacagtgggtttatctgGTATCAGCTTGTTCGCTGAAAACAGGGCTGAAGGGCAGCTAAAAGGAGGATGAATATTAAGCCTGGTATACACTGTACAATTTTGGGTTGTCCCAGATGAAAGGTGACCAACGTGAAAGAAACGTGGCCATATCTTTGGTCCTGGCTCTAAAGCGGTGGTCCTACGTCGCACAgtgagacaggttcaaggacTGTCATTGGCtgtcaaagacagcctgggataaaattctgacagtgtcagttgtgtttgtgtgtcaggacACAAACCCAACTCCAAATACACACTCATCTTCCTTCATATCTGCTGAGTGTTTAAATACAGTAGTTTTCGTGTATCAACACAAAAGGTCATGATATGTCGGTGGTGCGTTCACAGCTTGTGAACCCAAAAAACAGTTAATGCAGATTAAAGAAATGTGTTGCTAAAGATGGAGAAACACCAGCAGAGATAAATAATTGTGTAGATGTGTGCTGGAGCTCTGAAAggtcacaaaacaaaataataatcctTAGAAACTGTTTTACAGTAACTGAGTGTATAAACACTGCAGttactgtaaaactgtaaagtACATTATTTACTTGACATTAATTGCCACAGTAGTTTACCATGTATAGTGTCTGCATGCTGTacaaaatattcagaatttaGTCAACAGTATAGAATTGAGACGCCTATTGAAATTACTGTAGTTAATTTTAGCCTGTGAAGTGATAAATACATTGCTGATCCACCCAAATGATTCTGTGTTTGGATATCAGCTAACCTGTCAGCTGAGACAAATGCTCTAACCCAGCTGTCTATTTAGTTATTAAATTCAAACAGCCAGTTCTCCTGTGCAGCTCTGATGGACTCAGGTGTGCcgacagcagcagagacattAAAGCTTCAGAAAAGTGTCAGTAACTTACATCATCATACTGAAATGTGGCCTGGCCATTTCGGGTTGTGTCCCTCCTTTGGAACTGAtctgaaaaacatgaaaacaaacgaCTTGATTGACTAATAAATACTTTAACCATTAATTCTGacaacacagactttcaaattaaaatctcacataaattacatatttaaacagttcaaatacaaaaaatgtcccctgggatctatatatataaatcaacaggtgatatccttcttttagtaaaatcctaaatgattgagttggttttttttcccacctggacctttatgctctgccatttctcctctaatcatcacgctgtaacctgtcacaggctgttatgataccacaactatcacacattcacatgtatgttgtttttttgttgagctgtgagcatcacgtaggtttacattaccaaaggttaaTGACAAAATCAGAGAgtagagggagagacgctgtgctgctgccagaggagccgctgaatgagttccctctgagcagtaagtcactaaaagagtctgagaagtccggggctgttcataaaacattcaggacgccacagtttattccacactactgaagctgctcctctttttggaaccactgtagagtctgtaataatttcgctttcagccgtgcttgttgttgccgtgggtaacagcatgacgtcaatatgtcaacaagtccaaATATCAGGAATATCACGATATTAATTTTTCAAATGATATCAAAATTACACCGGTATTATCGTGAgtgagatgatatggcacactcCAACAGGATGGGATGTGTGGAGCTGTACAGTCTACAGCAGGttaacagcacagaaacacaattttAAAAGTGCTCCTCTCACATCTTGTCTTCAGCTTGAATACAACCTAAGTCAGAAGTAGAAGAAGGATTAAAAGCATTTAGTGCTGGTGGACAAGCTGAGGTGCATGTGATCCACAGCTGCCTCATGAGCTCAATCAATTGATTTGTCTGCTACATGAAGCTCTCAGTCATCTGCCAGTGTTagttcagtgtttcctctgatgGTTTCTGGTATTTTATATAAATGGTCTCAGACTTAACGCGTTCCTCGGCTCACTCACCTGTCAGCGCGCGGAGTTTCACACAACAGCTGATGAAATCATCAAAGGCAATTCTGCCGTTTGAGCTGTAGCGCTTCATGAGGATGTTCATGGCCTGAGGGCTCAGATTAAAGCCTGCGGAGAAATACATACTGACATTAACATCGTGCACTGAGAGCAGTCGCCTAATATTTGTGTTTACTCTACGTATCTTGTAGCTTATCTGCTTTTATGCAAATCCAAGAAGTTTTTCTCAAATAAAATCTGTTGCATGTTAGATTTAAGACTGCTTTGtgacaaactgaaaatgaaaatataaaactacAAGATGTCTAACAGGTTGTTTTTGCCCGTACCCATGGTGTTGAGGGCCTGCTGCAGCTCCTGGCCCTCCACAGTCCCACTGCGGTCCCGGTCGTAGGATGCGAAGGTGTTCTTCCAGCCGTTCAGAACCTGAGACAGTTCCTTGAACTCATTGAAGCCCATGCTGTTGGAATGGTCCCTCTGAGACAACACAGCCAGTCAAGGACCAATCACACACTTCTCCAGTTGTATTTTTGCCAAGCACTTCACTCGGACGTGATTACATCTCGCCAGGTCAAATGTCTCCATACTCACTGAATAATCCTCATCCCAGATGGGAAGAAGATAACGGATAAGACATTGTGGATGCTCCAATTTCATATTACATACTAATATAATACAGTGTTTACTGTATGCTGCACTTCAAAGTATACAGTTTTTGCAGGTAGTATTAGAGAAACTACTGTATTTTACTGACAGGAAATGATACAATACATCCACCAAATGATGAATATCAAACTTACACCAAATGACTTTCCAAGCGTTTTCACTGTAGCAGACAGATTTCCAATGTCAGAACAAAATCATGAGAGTTTTTCCTCAGTTGTTGCACGCTCCCAAGATCTTAATGGTTTGATGTAAGGTGGCCATAAAACTCAGTCCAAGCTGAGCTCAGTGTTTTTCTTCATCTTAACATTCcgataaaatcaaacatgtttaactttttagtcttggctcattcaaatactgaagttcaatgaTGTCGgcattgtcaacaaccaatagctgcaCTGTCTTAAGCACCAACCAGGAAGTAGCAGAGTGGATAGAGAGTgaacatggaggggactccCGGGGGGGACAAGAACGTGAACAAGTCTGTGTTCTCCTGTACTGtggaaggaggaagagaaactGTTGGAGtgaataaaatgattgattCAGCATGTATCTGACCCGCCAACCGCATATTTTAGTGAGACCTAGTTTTTGAAACAGTTCACATCTCATTCCCAGTTTCCTCCccgtaaaaaaaacacagctaacCAACGGAGGCTGGTAGCAAGGTGAGATGACAACatccaaaataaaaagtttgtacacaaatacagtttatctttatggattataATGATGCTGAATTGCAGAAGGAAGGGAGAATGCCGGCCTAAATAAGCATCCCGATGGCAGGTTTAGAGCCACAGTCTATGTCTGTTGAGTCAGACTAGTCTTAGCATAACAATGTCCCTGCGCACAAAGCCAGGTTTACTTTGATGATTCTCCCAGTTTGGTGTGAACGACCTTCTGCAAATATTAAACACTTCTCTGTGGACGTCCCTCTCAGACTCTGTAAACTGCTGTTATTAAGCCACTCTTAAACAATCTAAACACCTCTATTCATGAATAACTACAGGCCAGTTTCAAACCTCCAAATCTcaagtaaaataattaaaactttatttttcagcagcTTAACATCTACCTGGCTCTAAACAATTGTTCTGTTTTCCAGTGAGGATTTCAACCACACCACAGCACCGAAACTGTTCTATTAAGGTCGTGGATGACGCTG
This DNA window, taken from Epinephelus moara isolate mb chromosome 6, YSFRI_EMoa_1.0, whole genome shotgun sequence, encodes the following:
- the sri gene encoding sorcin, with product MAYQGYGAPPGGYGGPPGGYGAPPGGYGGPPGGVAQDPLYGYFSAVAGQDGQISADELQRCLTQSGISGSYKPFCLETCRLMISMLDRDHSNSMGFNEFKELSQVLNGWKNTFASYDRDRSGTVEGQELQQALNTMGFNLSPQAMNILMKRYSSNGRIAFDDFISCCVKLRALTDQFQRRDTTRNGQATFQYDDFIQVTMSI